The Agrococcus sp. SGAir0287 DNA window GGCCGCGCCGGGGATGCAGCCCCGCGCTCCTCAGCGCGCCCGGCCGGTGCCGGAGGCGTGGTCGGCGGCGAAGACCGCGAGGTCGGGGTGGTCGGCGAAGATGCCGTCGAGGCCGGCGCCGATGAGCACGTCCCACTCCTGCATCCATGCGCCCCACTGCGAGGCGAGCGGTCCGCGGCGGAAGGCCTTGGCGAGGAAGCGGTTCTCGGGGCGGAGCGTCCAGGCGAAGACCTGGAGACCGGCGGCGTGGGCGCGGTCGACGAGGTCGGTGGCGCGCACGCCCTCGCGCCCGTCCTGCAGCAGCGTGCGCTTGTCCACGCTGACGCCGTCGAAGCCCTGCGCCGCGATGGCCGCGAGCCCCTCGTCGGTGCGCTGGGACGCGTACGTCGGCGCCGCGGACCCGAGGGACGCGACGGCGTCGGCCGGCGCTCCGCCCTCCTCCAGCAGGTACACCCAACGCGCCGCGACGTCGCGCGCGCGCAGCCTGCGCAGCACGTCCTGCTCGAACGACTCCACGACGAGCCGCTCGGGCGTCGACGCCCACCCCCTCGCTCGGAGCTCGCTTGCGACGAGCTCGTCGAGCGGCAGGCCGATGGAGGCGAAGTACGTGGCGTGCTTGACCTCGAGGACCATCTGCAGCCCGGTCTCGTCGAGGATGTCGAGCAGGTCCTGCAGCCTGAGGATGCCGAGCTGCCCGTCGAAGGTCGCCGACGCCTGGCGGATGCGCGGGAGCCGCTCGCGCACGGCGAGCTGCGACAGCTCCTCCCAGGTGAAGTCCTCCGTGAACCAGCCGGTGAGGGTCTCACCGTCGATCTCCTTCGTCGTGCGCCGGGAGAAGAACTCCGGCCGCGCGGCGACGTCCGTCGTGCCGGAGATCTCGTTCTCGTGGCGCAGCACGAGCACGCCGTCGCGCGTCGCGACGACGTCGGGCTCGATGGCGTCGGCGCCGAGGCGGGCGGCGAGGCGGTACGCCTCCTCCGAGTGCTCCGGGCGGTGGCCGCTGGCTCCGCGATGGGCGACGACGAGAGGCCTGCTCACGCGCCCAGGCTAGCCGCGGCGACGCCGCCGTGCGCCGGCGGCGAACGGCCGCACGGTCACAGCGAATCCATGGCGTCGCTGGCTACCCTGGTGCAGGACTTCCCATCCCGAACAGGAGTGCACACCATGGCCGGCTTCGGCTTCTCGAACTCCCCCGCCTTCTCGCGGGACCCGCAGCGCGCCGCGCAGCTGCAGCAGGACGGCGCGTACGTCCCGGGGCAGACCTACGCGCCCCAGCAGGGTCAGGGCATGCAGCAGCCCGGCTTCCAGCAGTACGGCCAGCCTGCGCAGCAGGGCTACGGCCAGCCCGGGTACGCGCAGCCTGGCGCGCCCACGCCCGAGCAGCTGGGGCAGATGTACGACCGCCCGGCGGCGACGCCGACCGACACCGGTCGCCTCACATACGACGGCGTCATCATGAAGACCGTCGTGACGCTCGGCGCCGTCGCGCTCGCGTTCGTCGTGCAGATGGGCCTCTTCCTCACGGGCAACGGCACGATCATGCAGGGCCTCATGTGGGTCGGCCTCGTGGCCGGTCTCGTGCTCGGCCTCGTCAACGCGTTCAAGCGCGAGCCGAGCCGTGCGCTCGTGCTCGCGTACGGCGCGGCGCAGGGCCTCATGATCGGTGGCCTCAGCGTGCTGCTCGAGTTCGGCTTCAACGGCCAGTTCTCGGGCATCATCCTGCAGGCGCTGCTGGGCACCGCGTCGGTGTTCGCGGCGACGCTCGCGCTCTACGCCTTCCGCATCGTGCGCGTCACGCCGAAGTTCACGCGGTTCTTCTTCATCCTGCTCATCGCCTACTCGCTGTTCGCGCTGGTGAACTTCGTGCTGCAGATGACGGGCGTGACGCAGGGCATGTTCGGCCTGTACTCGGCAGAGATCGCCGGCATCCCGCTCGGCCTCGCGCTCGGCCTCCTGGCCGTCGCGCTCGGCGCCTACTCGCTCATGCTCGACTTCAACAACGTCGAGATCGGCGTGCAGCGCGGCGTGCCCGCGAAGTACGGCTGGCAGGCGGCCTTCGGCATCACGGCCACGATCATCTGGCTGTACGTCGAGATCCTGCGCCTCATCGCGATCCTGCGCAGCAACTAGCGCAGATCGACGCGACGCCCCGAGCCATCGGCTCGGGGCGTCGTCGCGTTCCCATGGATCCGGCATGAGCGCCAGCGGAATGGTTCGATTTGTAGTTTGCTAGATGAACTAATGATATGTTCGTCGAACGAACTACTCGCAGCACCCTCAACCGCTCGACGAAGGAGCACCCATGGGCACCATGCACTACGGCAACGATGAAACGGGCATCGCGATCGACGACGAGACACTCGCCCACGTGGCTGCGGTGGTCGTCGCGAAGCTGCGCCGTCGTGAGCCCTTCCTGCTCACGACCGTGTCGGCGGGCGGTCGGGAGTCGGTGTGGATCCACGACGCCAGCACCCTGCGATGGACGTACGGCGCCGAGGCCAACCCCCAGCTCGACAAGGCGCGCCTTGAGGCGATGGTGCGCGACACCAACCGCCCGACCGGACTGACGGTCGAGAGCCTCGGTCGTCCGCTCGCCGCGGTCGACCGCCTCGCGGTCGCAGCATGAGGCGCCGACCCGCGCCCGTCGCGAGCGCCTGGAGCTCCGTAGGAGCGGTCGTCCTGCATCCCGTGCGTCCCGACCCCGCCTCCGACCCGTCGCCGCGGTCGTGACGACCGCGCTGCACGGACCGCTGCAGGCGGCGTCGTCGGAGCTCTCGACGCTCGTGGAGCGTGCGCAGGCCGTCACGCGCCGGCTGCTGCTCGCGATGCTCGAGCTCGACGACGACGCGCTGGCGGCGCCGGCCGCGCGGGGCGCGA harbors:
- a CDS encoding DUF7882 family protein; this translates as MGTMHYGNDETGIAIDDETLAHVAAVVVAKLRRREPFLLTTVSAGGRESVWIHDASTLRWTYGAEANPQLDKARLEAMVRDTNRPTGLTVESLGRPLAAVDRLAVAA
- a CDS encoding glycerophosphodiester phosphodiesterase family protein, yielding MSRPLVVAHRGASGHRPEHSEEAYRLAARLGADAIEPDVVATRDGVLVLRHENEISGTTDVAARPEFFSRRTTKEIDGETLTGWFTEDFTWEELSQLAVRERLPRIRQASATFDGQLGILRLQDLLDILDETGLQMVLEVKHATYFASIGLPLDELVASELRARGWASTPERLVVESFEQDVLRRLRARDVAARWVYLLEEGGAPADAVASLGSAAPTYASQRTDEGLAAIAAQGFDGVSVDKRTLLQDGREGVRATDLVDRAHAAGLQVFAWTLRPENRFLAKAFRRGPLASQWGAWMQEWDVLIGAGLDGIFADHPDLAVFAADHASGTGRAR
- a CDS encoding Bax inhibitor-1/YccA family protein → MAGFGFSNSPAFSRDPQRAAQLQQDGAYVPGQTYAPQQGQGMQQPGFQQYGQPAQQGYGQPGYAQPGAPTPEQLGQMYDRPAATPTDTGRLTYDGVIMKTVVTLGAVALAFVVQMGLFLTGNGTIMQGLMWVGLVAGLVLGLVNAFKREPSRALVLAYGAAQGLMIGGLSVLLEFGFNGQFSGIILQALLGTASVFAATLALYAFRIVRVTPKFTRFFFILLIAYSLFALVNFVLQMTGVTQGMFGLYSAEIAGIPLGLALGLLAVALGAYSLMLDFNNVEIGVQRGVPAKYGWQAAFGITATIIWLYVEILRLIAILRSN